GCATCGGTGTGTCGACTGAGTTCTTCTTCTGTACAGTCTGTGCTCATGTCATCTTTGCACCggagtgccctctgctggcagCGCAACGCCATAGCCCTCAGCCAAGGATGCTGCAGGCTTTGCTCAGCTGTCATCCTGGCTGCAGGATCCGACTGGAGAAGTCCAGTGACGAGGTCTTTGGCTTCTGCGGCGTGTAAAAAGGATTAAAATGGTGTCAGTTTGTGTCAGCTGATGTGTGTTCTTACCTGCTGAAATGGTGTCCCAATAGGGGGGCAGGAAATGGAGCTGcgcttgtttgatgatctgaaacagctCCTCTTGGTTACGCTCTCGACTTCGAAACGGGGCGAAGCCGCACAAAAGAATGTAGAGGATGACACCAAGAGCCCACATGTCCACCTCCACACTGTAGCCTGTTGGGAAGGGTCAATAATCCCATTCCAGTCTTAAGACTTTTCTGTGGCTGTTTTGCCTGCACTAACCTGTCTCAGAGAGAACCTCTGGTGCGACGTAAGTGGGCGTGCCACATATGGTGAAGACGGGCTCGGTCACGATCATGGCGAGACCAAAGTCTGCCAGCTTGAGTCTGGTGATGCCTGCGGCGGCGTGGACAATCTGTAAGGGAGAGATGGTCCGGTTAGCTTGTTCACTGAAAGACAACACCAGGGTGGAAATTTGGCGCTGAGTACAATCCGACATCGAAAACTAGTTACGCATTAAGCCCACCGATGGCGACACAGACTGTTAGATGACTCCAGATGACGAGCAGCACAACAACActggaataaaacatctaaGATAGCCTTGAAGTTTGATGAAATACTGGTACATCTCGGATGTTAGACTCCACGCTAAAAGGAAGCTTTAGTGAATCACCAGCAGGTTCTCTGGTTTGAGATCCCGGTGCACGACGCTCCTACGGTGGATGTACTTCAGCGCCTCGCTCATGTCCGAGACCATCAGTCCGGCCTCGGCCTCTGGGAAGCTCCCTCGCTGGCTGATGGCCTCAAAGAGGTCGCCGCCGCTGGCCAGCTCCATGACCAGGTAGGTGTGGGCCAGCGTGTGATGGTGGGCCAGCAGCCGCACGATGCGGGGGTGGCGCAGGCTGCCCAGCAGGCACAGCTCATTCTGCAGCATGTGCTCCCTGCCCACCAGCCGCGAGCGCTCTACGATCTTCACGGCCAAAGTCTGCCTGTCGAGGCGGCGGCGGCACTCGTGCACTACGGCGAAGTTGCCGTCTCCCACCTGCCGGCCGATGTCGTAGAGGCGCTCGATGTCTGCCTGGGAGACCTCACTGCCCTCTGAGGGAAGACCCGAGACTTCCCCTAGTCCCGGGAGTGGAGGCCTTCTCCACCTCACTTCCTGTGCCTGCGGTGAACTTCCTCTTTGCTTCCTGGACACTGGAGGAAGAGGGACCCTTCCTGAAAGCGGGTCGATCCATTCTGGGCTGTGATGTTTGGGTCTTCTTGATAAGCAGCTCTCGCACAGAGGAGTGAAGTGCTTGTCTCCGGTCTCTCGCTCCAGTTGCTGCTTG
The DNA window shown above is from Dunckerocampus dactyliophorus isolate RoL2022-P2 chromosome 20, RoL_Ddac_1.1, whole genome shotgun sequence and carries:
- the dclk3 gene encoding serine/threonine-protein kinase DCLK3, whose product is MAPPPKARLGCEVARKWKATAAPGSALKRAGVAPAPPWPGHPRRIGQIRRTECPPRPLPHLPLFHGRHAEESAERPHLVTIIRPSQSALRKVSVLLNRRGVVSFEQLLLDISEALGFPRWHSSRVTRLFTTFAWEVKSISDFFRGDVAFLALGKARPDLSSLQEALEELFPENSRYRAAALLVWEKKLRPAPDKAAKADSGYSEGTNRNKNLGADPSDTPPFRNGDTEKVKMATSRKAARLPNHLQRLHVRGGICEAPPPLVGQFKQQLERETGDKHFTPLCESCLSRRPKHHSPEWIDPLSGRVPLPPVSRKQRGSSPQAQEVRWRRPPLPGLGEVSGLPSEGSEVSQADIERLYDIGRQVGDGNFAVVHECRRRLDRQTLAVKIVERSRLVGREHMLQNELCLLGSLRHPRIVRLLAHHHTLAHTYLVMELASGGDLFEAISQRGSFPEAEAGLMVSDMSEALKYIHRRSVVHRDLKPENLLIVHAAAGITRLKLADFGLAMIVTEPVFTICGTPTYVAPEVLSETGYSVEVDMWALGVILYILLCGFAPFRSRERNQEELFQIIKQAQLHFLPPYWDTISAEAKDLVTGLLQSDPAARMTAEQSLQHPWLRAMALRCQQRALRCKDDMSTDCTEEELSRHTDAAHKSPVDYVTQQLTETHSTGRQASQASPAHAHCSDHPPIKTTNQPTRPLINSSPDQVSIRRPTQLQLSSPKEILRKWN